The Amycolatopsis coloradensis sequence TGGGCGTGATGGTGTGGATCCAGGTCGGCTATCCGGTGGTGATCTTCATGGCCGGGATGCAGCGTGCCGATCCCTCACTGCACGAGGCGGCGGAACTGGACGGCGCGGCGTGGTGGGGCCGGTTCTGGCATGTGACCGTGCCGCAGCTGCGGCCCGAGGTCTTCGTGGTCCTGCTGACCTGCACCATCGCCGCGCTGAAGGTGTTCGGGCCGATCTACGTGCTGACCAGGGGAGGCCCCGGAGGGTCCACCAATGTGCCGTCGTACTACTCGTTCCAGAACTTCTTCGAGAAGACGCAGGTCGGCTACGGCGCGGCGATCGCGACCGTGCTCACCGTGCTGATCCTCGTGCTCACCACGGTGTTCCTCCGGATCCAGAGGCGGGGTGAGCACGCGTGAAACGGCACGTGACGCTCTGGTCGTTGATCGTTCTCGCGGTCGTGATGCTGGCGCCGTTCCTGGTCGTGGCGCTGAACGCGCTGAAGTCCCCGGCCGAATACGCGGCGGACGGCCCACTGTCCTTTCCGGACGGGGTGTACCTGCAGGGGCTGATCGATTTCTGGGTCCGGGTCGGGTTCGGGCAGAAACTGCTCAACAGCGTCGTGATCAGCGGGTCGGTCGCGGTGCTCGCGGTGGTGATCTCGGTGCTGAACGCCTACGCGCTGGGCATCGGCCGGATCCGCGGCCGGACGTGGATCCTGGTCGCGTTCCTCATCGCGAACACGCTGCCGCAGGAAGCGCTGGCGTACCCGCTGTACTTCCTCGCCAACGAGACCGGCCTTTACGACACCCAGCTCGGCGTGATCATCATCTTCACGATCATCCAGGCCGCGTTCGGCACCTATCTGTTGTCCTCGACGTTCGTGGGATTCCCGCACGAGCTGCTCGAAGCCGCCTATCTCGACGGCGCGAACAAATGGCAGACCCTGGTGCGGATCGTGGTACCGATCAGCAGGCCCACCCTCGGCGTGCTGTTCGTGTTCTTCTTCATCTGGACGTGGAACGAGTTCTTCCTGCCGCTGATCCTGCTGATCTCGAACGACACCCAGACCGTCCCGGTCGCGCTGGGTGTGCTGCAGGGCCAGCGGATGATGGACGCGACCATGACCAGTGCCTCGGCGTTGCTCGGGGTCATCCCGGCGATCGCCTTCTTCCTGATCTTCCAGCGGACGTTGACACGTGGCATCACGGCAGGGGCGGTCAAATGAAGTTCAGCAACGGCTATTGGCTGCTGCGCGACGGGGTACAGGCGGCGCATCCGGTGGAGGTGTACGACCTCACCGCGGGGGACGGCCGGATCGTGGTGCACGCGCCGACCCATCGCATCCGCCACCGCGGGGACCTGTTGAAGGGACCGGTGGCGACGGTCGGGTTCTCCTCGCCGATGCCGGACGTGATCGGGGTGAGCGTCACGCATTTCGAGGGCGGGCTGCCGCGAGAGCCCCGCTTCGAGCTGTCGGCCGTCGACGACGAGGCGAAAGTCTCCGAGGACGGGCACACGCTCACCGCGGGCGCGTTGTCGGTCCGGCTCCACCGCGGCGAAGGATGGAAGGTCGACTTCGTCGCGGACGGCAAGGTGCTCACCACCAGCGGGGCCAAGGGCATGGGCTTCATGAGCCTCGCCGGCGAGCACCATGTCCGTGACCAGCTGGACCTCTCGGTAGGAGCCCAGGTCTACGGGCTCGGCGAGCGATTCGGGCCTCTGGTGCGCAACGGGCAGGTCGTCGACATCTGGAACGCCGACGCCGGGACGAGCAGCGAACAGGCCTACAAGAACGTCCCGTTCTACCTGACCAACGCCGGCTACGGCGTGTTCGTCAACCATCCGGGGCACGTGTCCTTCGAGGTCGCCTCGGAAGCGGTGTCGCGGGTGCAGTTCAGCGTCGTGGGCCAGTCGCTGGAGTACTTCGTCATCTACGGCCCGAGCCCGAAGGAGATCCTGCGCAAGTACACGGCGCTGACCGGCAGACCGACGCTCCCGCCCGCGTGGTCCTTCGGGCTGTGGCTGTCGACGTCGTTCACCACGTCCTACGACGAGGAGACCGTCTCGGGATTCGTCGACGGCATGATCGAACGCGACCTGCCGCTGAGCGTGTTCCATTTCGACTGCTTCTGGATGCGCGAGTTCAACTGGTGCGACTTCGAATGGGATCCGCGAACGTTCCCGGACCCCGCCGGCATGCTGGAGCGGCTGAAAGCGCGGGACCTGCGTATCTCGGTGTGGATCAACCCGTATGTGGCGCAACGGTCACCGTTGTTCGCCGAGGGCGTCGCGGGCGGGTACCTGCTGCGGAAACCGAACGGCGACGTGTGGCAGTGGGATCTCTGGCAGCCGGGGATGGCGCTGGTCGATTTCACCAACCCCGCCGCGCGTGAGTGGTATGCGTCCAAACTGGACGCTCTGCTCGAACAAGGCGTGGACTGTTTCAAGACCGACTTCGGCGAGCGGGTGCCGACGGACGTCGTCTACTTCGACGGATCCGATCCCGAGCGGATGCACAACTACTACACCTATCTCTACAACCAGACGGTCTTCGACGTGCTCCGCAAACGGCGCGGGGAGGGCGAAGCCGTGGTGTTCGCGCGCTCGGCGACCGCGGGGTCTCAGCAGTTCCCGGTGCATTGGGGCGGCGACTGCGAGTCGACGTACGAGTCGATGGCCGAGAGCTTGCGCGGCGGTCTTTCCCTCGGTCTGTCCGGTTTCGGATACTGGAGCCACGACATCGGCGGCTTCGAGGGCACCCCGGACCCGGCGCTGTTCAAACGGTGGATCGCGTTCGGGATGTTGTCGTCGCACAGCAGGTTGCACGGCAGTTCGTCCTACCGGGTGCCGTGGCTGTTCGACGAGGAGGCCGTCGACGTCCTGCGGGTGTTCTCCAAGCTCAAGGCGCGGCTGATGCCGTACCTGTGGCAAGCGGCGGCACAGGCGGCGGCCGAGGGCACGCCGATGATGCGGGCGATGGCGCTGGAGTTCCCGGCGGATCCGGCGTGCGCCCATCTGGAGCGGCAGTACATGCTCGGCGACTCGCTCCTGGTGGCACCGGTGTTTTCGGACGAGGGCGAAGTGACCTACTACGTCCCGGACGGTGTGTGGACCGACTTCTTCACCGGCGACGAGATCCAGGGGCCGCGGTGGGTGACGACCGTCTGCGACATGCTCACCGTCCCGCTGCTCGTGCGTCCCAACACCGTTCTGCCGCTGGGTGCCGTCGACGACCGGCCGGACTACGACTACGCCGACGGCGTCACGCTGCGGCCGTACCGGCTGGAGGACGGCGCCGGGATCACCACCACCGTCGGCGGCTCGACGTTCCGCACGCGCCGGGAGGGCGACAGCGTCCACATCGACGTCGACGTCGCGCCCGATGGCTGGCAGGTGGCCTTTCCCGGGGGTGACGAGACGATCGTGGCGACGGGAAGCGCGCTGACGATTCGTGGCGCTTTCTCCTCGGAAGGCCGCGCTGGGTCACCTGGGGCACGGCCTGAGTGTCGCGAAAGCCACTTTCAGGACGTCTGACCTCGCGATAGTGGCTTTCGCGACACGACACCGGGCCTAGCAAGGCGGCCGGACGGTGCTGCTGATTACCCGGCCGTAAGGACGTTAGGGCCAAGGGGGTCTTCGGTACCTACGTGGCTTCCGGCTGCGGTTGAATCCTGGCCCGGGTCCGTGAAGCCCCCTTCCCTCGGCTCAGCCGAGGAAACTCGACCTTCATGTACTCGAGCGGGCAAGGAGCACTGGTACCGGGGCTTAGGAAGGCACCGCGCCGGTGCTGCCCCGTTCGGTCAGGCGAGGTGACAGCAGCCGGACCTCGGCCTGGCCTCCGTCATCGAGACGGCGCATCGCCATTTCGACGGCGAGGCTGCCGAGTTCGGCGGCCGGGATGGCGATCGACGTCAGCTGTACCGACTGCGCCTCGGCCATGTCCTCCGGGCAGACGGCCAGTACCGAGATGTCCTGGGGCACCTGCTTGCCGCGACGGTTCAGTTCGGACAGCAATGGGCCGAGGATGGCCTCGTTGTGCACGACCAGCCCGGTGACGCCGGGGTGCTTGGCGAACACGTCGTCGAGGCAGGCACGCAGCGCGTCGTAGGAAGGCGCGCACGGGAACGAACCGGCGCGCACCTTGCGCTTCGTGGCCGTCTGGCGGAAGCCGCGCAGGAAGCGTCCCGCGTAGCTCGTGCCGCGTTTGTAGACCGCGGGGGATGGGCCGATCAGCGCGACCTCGCGATGGCCGAGGTCGGCCAGATGCGTGACGCTCGCGGCGCCGGCGGCGGTGAAGTCGAGATCGACGCAGGTCAGGTCGCCGGGGTCGGCGGGAACTCCGATCAGCACCACCGGCCGGTGCAAGGATCTCAGCACCGGGAGACGCGGCTCGGAGGTTTCGACGTCCATCACGATCAGCGCGTCCGCGATGGCGGACGCCGCGATCCGGCGCAGGCCGTCCGGGCCTTCGTTCTTGGTCAGCAGGAGCACGTCGTGGTCGTAGGTGCGTGCCTCGGTGACGGTGGCCGCGACGAACTGCATGACCACCGGGACGTTCAGGTCCGTCCGCAGCGGGACGACGAGCGCGAGCACGTTGGTGCGGCTGCTGGCCAGCGCGCGGGCGCCCGCGTTCGGGTGGTAACCGAGTTCGCTGATGCTGTGCTGGACGCGGCGGCGGGTGTCCTCCGAGATCGAACGCCGTCCGGACAGCACGTAGGACACGGTGCTCGGGGAGACCCCGGCCGCCCGGGCGACGTCTGCGATGGTGACCATCAGCCGATGATAGTGCCCGTCGAATCGATTCGACGGGCTCAGCCCTTGCTCAGTTCGATCAACCGCGGCAACGCGTCAGTGGGCAGCGAGACACCCCGGTAGGCCATGAGTTTGGTGAACTGGCGCATCGGCATCGAAGCGACCATGCGCATCCAGTCCGCGCTGCTCTCAGCCCGATCGCTCTGGCCGGCGAGCAACTCGCCAAGCTCCGGACCCACGATCGGGTGACCGAACCACTCCTCGACCGTCGAGTCGATCGACAGGACCGGGATGATGACGTCGCCGGCCAGCGTGACGAGCGCTTCGGCGACGATATGCGCGGCGCTCCGGCCGATCTGGACGGTGTAGTCGCCCGGCGAGACCACCCAGCGGCTCAGTTCGACGTCGTACCAGGCGAAAGAGCGGCGATCGAGGGTGAGCTCGACGCGGCGGGTCTCGCCCGGTTCGAGCGAGATCTTGGCGAACGCGCGGAGCTCCCGCGCCGGGGTGCGAACGGGAGCGGCGTTGGTGGCGACGTAGACCTGGACGACGTGTTTACCGGCGCGGGTTCCGGTGTTGGTAACGGTCACCGCGACGGTGGCGGAGTCGTCGCCCGTCGCCGTGACCGTCAGGCCGGCGGTCTCGAAGGTGGTGTAGGACAGGCCGTGGCCGAAGGGGTACCGGACCGCGACCTCGGCGGTCTCGTAGTAGCGATAACCGACCATGACTCCCTCGCCGTACCGGACGTGGCCCGACTCGCCGGGGAAGTTGAGATAGCTGGGGTTGTCCTGCAAACGCAACGGAATGCTCTCGGCGAGATGACCTGACGGGTTGGTGACACCGAAGAGGAGGTCGGCGAGCGCCCTGCCGCCGGCCTGGCCGAGCAGCCAGCCGTCGAGAATGGAGTCGACGTCGTCGTGCCAAC is a genomic window containing:
- a CDS encoding LacI family DNA-binding transcriptional regulator; translated protein: MVTIADVARAAGVSPSTVSYVLSGRRSISEDTRRRVQHSISELGYHPNAGARALASSRTNVLALVVPLRTDLNVPVVMQFVAATVTEARTYDHDVLLLTKNEGPDGLRRIAASAIADALIVMDVETSEPRLPVLRSLHRPVVLIGVPADPGDLTCVDLDFTAAGAASVTHLADLGHREVALIGPSPAVYKRGTSYAGRFLRGFRQTATKRKVRAGSFPCAPSYDALRACLDDVFAKHPGVTGLVVHNEAILGPLLSELNRRGKQVPQDISVLAVCPEDMAEAQSVQLTSIAIPAAELGSLAVEMAMRRLDDGGQAEVRLLSPRLTERGSTGAVPS
- the yicI gene encoding alpha-xylosidase — encoded protein: MKFSNGYWLLRDGVQAAHPVEVYDLTAGDGRIVVHAPTHRIRHRGDLLKGPVATVGFSSPMPDVIGVSVTHFEGGLPREPRFELSAVDDEAKVSEDGHTLTAGALSVRLHRGEGWKVDFVADGKVLTTSGAKGMGFMSLAGEHHVRDQLDLSVGAQVYGLGERFGPLVRNGQVVDIWNADAGTSSEQAYKNVPFYLTNAGYGVFVNHPGHVSFEVASEAVSRVQFSVVGQSLEYFVIYGPSPKEILRKYTALTGRPTLPPAWSFGLWLSTSFTTSYDEETVSGFVDGMIERDLPLSVFHFDCFWMREFNWCDFEWDPRTFPDPAGMLERLKARDLRISVWINPYVAQRSPLFAEGVAGGYLLRKPNGDVWQWDLWQPGMALVDFTNPAAREWYASKLDALLEQGVDCFKTDFGERVPTDVVYFDGSDPERMHNYYTYLYNQTVFDVLRKRRGEGEAVVFARSATAGSQQFPVHWGGDCESTYESMAESLRGGLSLGLSGFGYWSHDIGGFEGTPDPALFKRWIAFGMLSSHSRLHGSSSYRVPWLFDEEAVDVLRVFSKLKARLMPYLWQAAAQAAAEGTPMMRAMALEFPADPACAHLERQYMLGDSLLVAPVFSDEGEVTYYVPDGVWTDFFTGDEIQGPRWVTTVCDMLTVPLLVRPNTVLPLGAVDDRPDYDYADGVTLRPYRLEDGAGITTTVGGSTFRTRREGDSVHIDVDVAPDGWQVAFPGGDETIVATGSALTIRGAFSSEGRAGSPGARPECRESHFQDV
- a CDS encoding carbohydrate ABC transporter permease, which codes for MKRHVTLWSLIVLAVVMLAPFLVVALNALKSPAEYAADGPLSFPDGVYLQGLIDFWVRVGFGQKLLNSVVISGSVAVLAVVISVLNAYALGIGRIRGRTWILVAFLIANTLPQEALAYPLYFLANETGLYDTQLGVIIIFTIIQAAFGTYLLSSTFVGFPHELLEAAYLDGANKWQTLVRIVVPISRPTLGVLFVFFFIWTWNEFFLPLILLISNDTQTVPVALGVLQGQRMMDATMTSASALLGVIPAIAFFLIFQRTLTRGITAGAVK